The following are encoded in a window of Phragmites australis chromosome 22, lpPhrAust1.1, whole genome shotgun sequence genomic DNA:
- the LOC133905564 gene encoding transcription factor PCF8-like yields the protein MERTTCKRPRAALDGGSAAPAWRTSRVARAAAGGKDRHSKVVTARGLRDRRVRLSVPTAIQFYDIQDRLGVDQPSKAIEWLIRAAAAAIDALPSLDCSFALPAVSSPTPAAGDEAEVSTSETSKSSVLSLANAPGDNVTAAATAAHQANHYNGNAGGGGEFAELLHCSPNDNKRMQQQPTLAYYTAQPPSSHVAPAMSFETMPQLAFLQEQPHHAVAFDRGTLQSNAAIAAPLCPPSQHPCLLQRFAAAPADAAGLPFFLGGGAAAAPVTVNAERRLQLWDFKQERKA from the coding sequence ATGGAGCGCACCACCTGCAAGCGCCCGCGCGCCGCGCTTGACGGAGGGTCGGCGGCCCCGGCGTGGCGGACGTCCCGGGTGGCGCGCGCGGCCGCCGGCGGCAAGGACcggcacagcaaggtggtgacGGCGCGGGGCCTCCGCGACCGGCGCGTCCGGCTCTCGGTGCCGACGGCCATCCAGTTCTACGACATCCaggaccgcctcggcgtcgACCAGCCTAGCAAGGCCATCGAGTGGCTcatccgcgccgccgccgcggccatcGACGCGCTCCCGTCGCTGGACTGCTCCTTCGCCCTCCCCGCTGTCTCCTCCCCCACGCCGGCCGCCGGCGACGAGGCCGAGGTCAGCACATCCGAGACCAGCAAGAGCTCCGTGCTCTCGCTCGCCAACGCCCCCGGGGACAacgtcaccgccgccgccaccgccgctcaCCAAGCCAACCATTACAACGGTAacgccggtggcggcggcgagttCGCCGAGCTACTGCACTGCTCCCCCAACGACAACAAGCGAATGCAGCAGCAGCCGACGCTCGCCTACTACACCgcgcagcccccgagctcgcACGTCGCGCCGGCCATGTCCTTCGAGACGATGCCCCAGCTCGCCTTCCTCCAGGAGCAGCCGCACCACGCTGTCGCCTTCGATCGGGGCACACTTCAGTCCAATGCAGCCATCGCCGCGCCGCTGTGCCCCCCGTCCCAGCACCCGTGCCTGCTGCAGAGGTTCGCCGCTGCTCCTGCTGATGCCGCCGGCCTGCCGTTCTTTCTCGGAGgtggcgctgctgctgctccggTGACGGTCAATGCGGAGCGGAGGCTGCAGCTCTGGGACTTCAAGCAGGAAAGAAAGGCCTGA